In Tribolium castaneum strain GA2 chromosome 8, icTriCast1.1, whole genome shotgun sequence, the genomic window ttttctttctttagtggtaattattatttatctctgaaaagtcaaaattcatccctttaaggaaaagcatacgattgattaaacaacaaagtcataaaaaccacacaactttatttgttacatttcctagaaatataaaaacagtttggaaatcaaacatttattatactggtggtttaactgagagccttgtgatacgtacttttttcatttgtttagaaatatttttgtggttctgaaaagaaccgtttttttttcgtcgaaaattaaaatgcgatgaatagtagagagtagattgatgtaactaacgatgaggaagaaacataaaaaccaaacaatgctggtataccggtattgtcgtcgcctcgtagtctcatagataaaacataggttataaaaaaaacttaaccgccaaaaccgtaaagtgtaacgcccttgacgcttcaaagcgtaaacgacatccatggcggtgacggttttacgttttgcgtgttcggtgtaggtgacggcatcacgaatgacgttttcgaggaataccttcaggacacctctggtttcttcgtaaatgagaccggagatacgtttcactcctccacgacgtgccaatcttctgatcgcgggcttcgtgatgccctggatgttatcacgtaaaactttacgatgacgttttgctccaccttttcccaatccctttccacctttgccacgaccggtcattttgaatgattattgattcaaattaagctttgtttcacaaaagaaaacgacacagatttgactgcttcgtcgaaaacaactacctgctcgccagattagtcaactcattttatagtttagtttcgctccgcctcttaagttacttttttgaccaatcagataacgcatagtgtcaccctagttaataaaatacggcgaaaaattttgttgcagggtcatatgaaccgtcgccgttgttagtgacgtacgtaggtgtttatgtgtgtgtatgtgtagttgagggataaagaagtagtcaaaaaaatggcccgtaccaaacaaactgctcgtaaatcgaccggtggaaaagctccacgaaaacagcttgccactaaggcagcaagaaaaagcgcacccgccactggaggagtgaaaaaacctcatcgctacaggcccggtacagtggcactgcgtgaaattcgtcgttatcagaaaagcaccgaactgttgattcgtaaattgcccttccaacgcttggtcagggaaatagcccaggatttcaagaccgatcttcgtttccaaagttctgccgttatggcactccaagaagcgagtgaagcgtatcttgtcggactttttgaagatacaaatttatgtgccatccatgcaaaacgcgtcaccatcatgcctaaagacatccaactggcaagacgtattcgaggagaacgagcttaaaatgaaaaaataaacaaaaaaaaaaaacggttcttttcagaaccacaaaattgtttacaaatgaaaatgtttcgcaatattgacagtaattaaagtaatagtacgcggatcataatgaattttaaactctgtcaaacaataaaaacaatgatgcttttatttatgattgttcgctctggttaagggtaggtaaacaaatcgttttaattgatcggtacttcaagaacggcggcggcatcaaaagaatttaatttatttaagtaggtaccataaaaatgagtaaagttaaatatcgaataaagtcataaaagtggttaggtaggtgaggagggataatgcgtttttagcgccgacaccctacagacattatcgtttgtttgtttgtataaattaataattatatttcgatttaggtatatgcagataggtgtgaaaacttttttttatttgtatagaaattaatttgtggccctgaaaagggccatttatgtatgccctcgacggccttaaacagtcgataatccaggacgtcaccaccatcatcatcatcatcattatcatcatcatcggttcgtagtcgacgacgacgaagacgacgacaaatgagattattgccatagctcacttctttcttttaggagaagcaggagatttcttcgctttagcagatatagccttggcgctttttggtttcggtgccttaggtttcttcgttggaccggccttatttgatttctttgctttcgaaggtgatttcggctttgatgaagctgttgccgcaacagctctacctgtagaggaagcagcggttgttttcttctcagcgccgacagaagcggccttttttgctttcgcgacggctacgctcttcttttcggctgcgacttttttcgcttttggcgaagatggtttcttaccggtttttggtgccgaaacggcggaacgttttccagtgttttttttaacttttgaaactgctgaggattttttctttctttcgccagtagcagcggctgccgcggcggcagcagctctagcagcagaagcagcagcagcagctctggcctttgcaccaccaccggaggcggacgaggaagcaagtttaaacgatccagaagctcccttacctttcgtctgaaccaaagaaccagaagcgacggcgccttttagatacttcttgataaatggtgcaactttctcggcatctaccttgtaattggcggcgacgaatttttttatagcttgaagagaagaaccaccacgttcctttaaacccttaatagcgttattgaccatctcggaagtgggaggatgagaaggtttggctctaggattttttgctttcttctcctttttagcatgatgatgaacttgaggtgaagtcgtcgaagcagcagcattagccgatgcggattgattttctacgtctgccatttttttctcgtattctcgtattattattatgacagcagaatagatatatacttgataggtagtatatagtaggtaaatataaacctaaacgaaccaaccaacacaattcgaatacacgagcgctcaaactaaagatattttcgcgccacgactaagtttttattgcctagaaaataaacccgaccgcggactaaacaaacaccacgctcgccaacattaaaattatcggggcctcacactagactttggcgtgatgacatcgttcctttttgacgatcgtcaatgttttcgagccgacgacaaaaccaattttgaaaaaaagatttttcctatatattctgaaatttatatcaacgaaacgactattctcaggacctagtgacgtccttacagacgctcgccgtaccgacgacttattcgcggttaaagagaacatcaaactgcgacgtcgtcgacagatacttactgggtaaacgtgaaaagttggtctttggtctgtcgaaagtctaatctatcctctaccgaatgccaataagaatttttttaaatacttttgtttttgtgcggaaaaattctttcaaaacagtcgatgcacgaaacgaaaccaactacgaaaccggaactttttggaagatgacgggccccaggagtcattagggtacattgaatgcaaacattaaaaaaaaaaatagttgtttatgttttctaaaagttttttctatactttggtcttgataaaaacaacgaaatctcaaaaaacattcgaagatgcaaacgtttgatgtaaactgttgtatgatagaaaatgtcacaataaaaacgtttattttattaatatttgttgttttagtatacttataactttaccgatgtttcattattgtacaatactctattttataaataaaatgcatttctaaatagaaacaaatttgattcgtttcgttgcaatgcgttgtcatctatacgttctaactattagcaacattcactgaaaactatttttaaacttatcaattttgtatttcaatttcaatttcaatagttagttctatccacctacgtaatacaaattctgtcactttacacaaacacaaaaatgtgttatagtgaagaatatgtaggtagttagttaccaacctatacacgttaaaatatactttggttttatttgtttgcatcttactgttttgtttttctttacctaaagtaaaaaccaaaattcaacttggaaccaaaattattatagaaaagaacaacaacaacaacaacaacaacaacaacaacaacaacaacaacagatgacaatgtagtttacttctttcgtttatatgagatgctttttttcaagtgacacttcacaaattgtaaattctactaaaacagatatacctaatgtctgtttgtctctttctctctctcttgcactcaataataaattggtactttttaataaattaataatacctagataataggaaactctttccttcgatgtcgacaatggcgcgcgcgtataaaataaaaataattataacttggaagataatttaaaaattatcactaaaatatttttatttatttgcctacgcaattagatagaaatttggtagaaatctatttttactaatttggatgatttttgatatatgaaccgaatatttgattgcatgtttcaacaataactaagattaaattctcgaaacgttttacgtggcgtatcataatctattttgcatttagattaaaaaaaagtatgtaatgttttggttaagcacaaacgtgtttctaactgtttttttttgtgatttattaaaaaatcgagaaatatttgtttgaataagatagatttatacaaattcattattgttttaaaaattagtaaacatggttttctttatctgtagatattatagctaataaagatgcgtaaattttctagatcaggcaactaacattttaagcattgtcataaaattgtcattttttgactatttttcatttggaagtatattaagtatttaatataaatactttttttttgttttaatcagttattattaattctattacatttatttttttgttttgtttttactttccaatattaaagcttctgtactaataatattagctttgtttgcgtaggatatttaggactaatcctaaattagtccaagactcatttaaagcgcatgtgcggttctgaaccagctatggattatcgtttaccacaaacaataatataccgttgtcaagtatgcagtaaatgtttaaaaatcggaaaaccgcaaaaaattatcacaaaattataaaagagaaacattggtacaaaaaagtgtaaaatgtaaaaaactactcattttcacattcacaaaagttattttacaaataatttcgatttagtaatatattaaataaatctcaataataaaatagacagtaaagcaccaaaacacgagagtaacaaagacaaaaccgctttcgtcaactgcgcaagtctagaactaaaaatctttgatcgaatgaacatgaagatcgtttggactggttctgaactgatccggtatctaggttatattctcgaccgtgaacgacggcctgtaactaaaagttcaggtttttctctcatatgtactgtgcatgcaattaatgccagaacaagctcatcgatcgctatcgtgaacaaagcttttgattccctatccgtatacctatgactaaacgtaattatcatagtaagatattattttatttatctgtttaaggtttgagaataattgtacaagtacaagtatagagttaagaagataaagtcaggttaggtcag contains:
- the LOC135266895 gene encoding LOW QUALITY PROTEIN: histone H4-like (The sequence of the model RefSeq protein was modified relative to this genomic sequence to represent the inferred CDS: deleted 1 base in 1 codon), which codes for MTGRGKGGKGLGKGGAKRHRKVLRDNIQGITKPAIRRLARRGGVKRISGLIYEETRGVLKVFLENVIRDAVTYTEHAKRKTVTAMDVVYALKRQGRTLYGFGG